CTTTGGGGCGGCGAAGACTATGAGCTCCTCCTCGCCTTCCCTGCCAACAAGAAAGATGAAATCAAATACATTTTCGAGTCCGCAGATCTGGATTTGTTCCTTATTGGCAAATTCAACGACAGCGGTAAAATCACTCTGAAGAATCCACAAGGCGAGGTTGAGGAAATCCGCGAATTTAAGGGTTGGAACCATTTCTCAAAATGAGAATTTCTGAGGCTGGACCTGATTTGCCTTAGGTCTTGCTCATCCGTAGCCGATAAAAAGAGGGTATGAATCAGAATCTTGCCCGCTACCACGCTCGCTCACCAAGATATATCCTCAACACCGAGGATGATTCGCTCATTCGAGTCGCCGGCCCTCGCCAAATTCCTTGGGAAGAAGGCACTGAAATCAAAAATGTTTCTCTGACCGGGTTGGCGTTCACAGCACCTGAAGATCTCTGCCCGGTTCTCGGCGAGATCATCAAAATTCAATTCCAGGCCCCAGGCGGAAAACAGATGGCGAGCTATGCTATCGTCACTCGCTTGGATCCAATGGCAGACACCGCGAAAATTTTAGTCGGTCTGCATTTCTATAAAATGGAGATGGGGCACCGCGTGGTTCTGGCACAGGGACTTGCACGAAAACTCAAGGACATCTCAGACCGTGAGAAGATCATGCAAATGCAAGAGGGCACTCGCTTTTCTTTTGTGGACTCCTTTCCACAACTCATGCTGATGGCAAATTATTTCGTGCTCTGGGTGCTTTTAATGCAAGTTCTTTCGCATGAAAACTGGCTGCAAACTTTCAAGATGTGGCTCGGTCTTTAAGACGATATAAAGCTCATATTTCCCCTCTTTCCTTGCAAATGCAAGATTCGCAAAGCTCGAACTAAAACAAGTGTTTATGTCATCTTTTCACTGACGAAGTCGATTCGTTTTCCTTGCTATGCCAAGAGTTGACAAGTGACATACCCGGGTCTATCTGTGAGGGGCTTTCTATAGTCTCAATCGAGGGGCCCTCAATGAAAAACTCTGTCTGTGCGTCTCTATCTTCGACTCTTTTTTCTGTTCTTCTTTCAGCTGTTCTAGTGGCCGGTTGTTCTAACAACAACAAGAGCGTTGCCCTTCGCGATGGCACTGCCACTCCTGCTCCGGGCGAGCAACCAAAGCCCTCAAATCCTGGTGAAAAACCTGGATCAACTCCAGTACCATTGCCGTCTCCAGGCGATGTGACAAACCCGGGCGCTCCTGGCACTCAGCCGACTCCGACACCTACACCGGCCCCTGTCGCAAAACGTGTCGCGCGCTTCATGTGTGAAGGTGCGATGTCAAAATCTTTCAACACGCTTCGTTCAGATGCAGCGTCAAACTTCCAAATGCCATCCCTTACTCCAACAATGAGCGATTTCCCAATGTATTGGGTATCTACAGCAGTGCCTTTGCAAAGCGACGGCAACACGGTGTTCTTTGTCATGCAAGGACAAGAGCAACTCGGAAGTCCGCTAAAAATCTACCGTTCTACTGGAAACCTGTTGTCAGGCGCTGCGAATGCTCAAGTTCTTTCTAACTTTGCGGGTGTTCCATCTCAAGGTGGCTTCCCTTACGAAAATCTAAAGCTAAGCAGACATGTTCTGAGTGCCAACTGGAAACGCACGGCATACCTCTATCCTGCAACAGATGGCACATACACTTGGGAAAGTCTCAAGGGTAGTAAGTTCACCGTTCCATTCAATGCCAATGATTCCTTCAATCCGGAGTTCATCGGCGGCGATGACTATCTCCGCTTTGAACAAGAGCGCACGGGTTACGGCACGCTCACTCAGAAGTTCTATAACTTCGATACCAAGAAAACATTCTCTTTGCCGTCGCCCCTGGACGACAAGGACTCTCAACTCTTTGGCTTCATTGATGGTGCCAAAAAGAACGTGTTTTGGGTTGAAGGCCGTCTTGAAGGCACTTGGAAAATCCGCATGGCGAGCCTCAACTCGCCTTCTAAAGGCATGACCGTAGGGACGCTTTCTGGCTCAGCGATTCGCTTGCCAATGACATTTGTGAATCGTGATGGCGAAACTGTTTTGACTTATCTTGAAGAGCAATTTGCAACAGACAGCAGAGGCCGCCTTTTTATGAAGTCCGGCGCGATCCACGTCGTGAAAGCAAGCGCTTCTCAAGTTAAAATCACTTCTGACAAAACAGTTTCTTACTCGGAAGAGATTAAAAACGGGTCGGTCAACCCGACTGTTCTTGCCGGTGGCGTTCTCAACGGACTTTTTGTAGATCCTATTTCTGGCCGTGTGTTCTCTTCATTTAGCGCTGTCGGCGGATTGGTAAGTTTTGATTTAAATAGCTATAGCTGGCGTACTCACGGAGCGATCAGTGGTTCTGCTTGCTATAATCCAGCATGGGGAATCGAGGTAACAAATGAATAAATTTATCGTAACATCAGTTGTATTTGCATCATCATTGACGGTATTTGCTGCTCCGAAGTCTTCCACCAAAGTAAAAGCTCCCGCAGCAGAAGAGCAAGCTTCTATTCGCGCGGAAGCAGTTAAAGAAACTGAGTCTCTCGATACGAAAGCTTATAAGAAGACCATCCAAGCTTCGGAAGCTCAACAAGCCAATGTTTCTACATTCTTGAAGTTGCAAGATCCGGCTCCAGAACTCCGTAACCGTCCTTGGCTTTGGACTTTCGCATTCAAATTGCAGAGCATGCAGCCCCTCGGCACCGGCACTGTCGCTAGCTACAACTTCGACTTGGACAGCTACGGCACAGGCGTCATGCCTTCTTTGGAATTTGGATTTCTTGTAAACACTGTGGAAGGCTCGAAAGCGACTTGGGCTTCCGGCTTGTCTGCTCACGCAGGTTATATGTCTCAGAAGACAGACCTCGTGGCTCCAAATGGTTACAATTTCAAGGATAGCCGTTTGACGACGACTCTAGTCAGCGCTGTTTGGAACAATCGCATTAAAACTGGTTTTGCTCCCAAAGTTGCTTTCTTGTTCAATCCAGAAATTGGTTTCGTGAACTATACTCAGACAAATAATAGCTCGACTCTTGCTAACTTTTCCCAGCAAAATAACTTCTGGGGGGTTGGCGTTGGAGCAGAATACTCATTTACTCCAAAGTGGGCTCTTTTGGCCCAGTATAGCTACCGCGATGCTGAAGCCAAGAAAGCCGAGACCTCAAATCTTCAAAAGAATAACGTAGAAATCGGAACACAGGTCACATGGTAAAAACACTCTTTCTTTCTCTCTTGCTGGGCTCTCAAGCGGCGTTGGCGTTGCCAACCGACTTGAGTTGTAAGCAAGGCATCTCACTCTCGCAAAAAGACGTTGCGGAGTTGGTCTTGAAACAAGGTCGACGTACGCAAGAAGTTAACTTGCAATACCAACAGCTCCGTCTCTCTGTCGCTCAATCATTGGTGCCATTCCAATGGGATTTAGTGGCAAGCTCAGGCCTATTGTTTGATAAATCTGTCGGCCTCACGACAACGGCTTATGATAAAACCGAAAGCCTCGTATCAGATGTAAAGCTAAGCAAAAGCTTTATCACTGGTACGGACTTGAGCTTTGAATACAAAAGAACTTCGTTCAAAGGTGATGTGAATGCGAATGGCACTGCCAATACTCGCAGCGTCGGCACGCAAGACTTGCTGGGCCTGAACATCACTCAAGATCTCTGGGCGAACTTCTTTGGTATCGCCAATCGTGGTGACGTCGATGCAGCAGCATTGAGCTACAAGGCTTCGACGATTCTAAGAACCAATGATCTTGAGAACCTCGTTCTGGATACGATCCGTACTTTCTGGACAGCTTACGTGTCTGAACAGAACTTCAAAGAAGCGATGAGCTCCCGCGATCGTTCTAAAAAGCTCACGGACGCTGTGAAAAAGAAAAGCGGTTTCGGTTACGCGAACCCTGGTGAATTGGCTCAGGCTCAAGCGGACTATGAAGCGCGCGTCCAAGACGTCAAAACGGCTTCGACAAACTACTTGGCGAATCTTGATACTCTGAACACCCTTTTGAGCTTGCCACAAAACTGCGAAGTGAAATTTGTTGTTTCCAACGCGGTTCCAGCGGTGCCTCAATTGCCAGAGAAAAACCAAGAAGACCTCCGCGTGATTCGTTCGGGCAAGTTGGCGGTAGAAGCCGCTCAACGTGCTTACGACTCAGCAAAGTCTAAAGATGCTCCTACACTGCAATTGGTTGGTAAGATCTATAGTTATGGCGTGCAAGACGACGGTAACGGCGCATACAGCGACATGGTTTCTGGCTCTCACCCGCAATACTATGCCGGTGTTCAGTTTGAGTATCCATTTGGTGCAGATATCTTGAGCGAAACGCGCTTGAATAAGAAGTATGCGAAGGACCTTGCGGAAGTTCGTTTGTCTCGCGTGGCTCAGGAAAATGCCGATGCTCAAGCTCAGGCTCAGCGCCAAGTTCAGGCGACTTACGCGGCCGTGCTCAGCACAGCAGAGCAAAAAAAATATCGTGAAAAGGCATTGTCAGAGCTCAATCGCAGCTTCAACCAAGGTCGTACCGATATCAGCATCTACATCGATGCTATGAATAAGTTTTCACTTGCGGAAATTCAATACAGCCGGGCTATTGGCGACTACCAAACAGCCTTGAACGAATGGGCGGCGACTCGTGATGAACTCATCCCAGACGCGCAGGAAGAATAATAAGGGGAATTATTATGAAGTC
The sequence above is drawn from the Bdellovibrionales bacterium genome and encodes:
- a CDS encoding TolC family protein, with the protein product MVKTLFLSLLLGSQAALALPTDLSCKQGISLSQKDVAELVLKQGRRTQEVNLQYQQLRLSVAQSLVPFQWDLVASSGLLFDKSVGLTTTAYDKTESLVSDVKLSKSFITGTDLSFEYKRTSFKGDVNANGTANTRSVGTQDLLGLNITQDLWANFFGIANRGDVDAAALSYKASTILRTNDLENLVLDTIRTFWTAYVSEQNFKEAMSSRDRSKKLTDAVKKKSGFGYANPGELAQAQADYEARVQDVKTASTNYLANLDTLNTLLSLPQNCEVKFVVSNAVPAVPQLPEKNQEDLRVIRSGKLAVEAAQRAYDSAKSKDAPTLQLVGKIYSYGVQDDGNGAYSDMVSGSHPQYYAGVQFEYPFGADILSETRLNKKYAKDLAEVRLSRVAQENADAQAQAQRQVQATYAAVLSTAEQKKYREKALSELNRSFNQGRTDISIYIDAMNKFSLAEIQYSRAIGDYQTALNEWAATRDELIPDAQEE
- a CDS encoding outer membrane beta-barrel protein; the encoded protein is MNKFIVTSVVFASSLTVFAAPKSSTKVKAPAAEEQASIRAEAVKETESLDTKAYKKTIQASEAQQANVSTFLKLQDPAPELRNRPWLWTFAFKLQSMQPLGTGTVASYNFDLDSYGTGVMPSLEFGFLVNTVEGSKATWASGLSAHAGYMSQKTDLVAPNGYNFKDSRLTTTLVSAVWNNRIKTGFAPKVAFLFNPEIGFVNYTQTNNSSTLANFSQQNNFWGVGVGAEYSFTPKWALLAQYSYRDAEAKKAETSNLQKNNVEIGTQVTW
- a CDS encoding PilZ domain-containing protein, which translates into the protein MNQNLARYHARSPRYILNTEDDSLIRVAGPRQIPWEEGTEIKNVSLTGLAFTAPEDLCPVLGEIIKIQFQAPGGKQMASYAIVTRLDPMADTAKILVGLHFYKMEMGHRVVLAQGLARKLKDISDREKIMQMQEGTRFSFVDSFPQLMLMANYFVLWVLLMQVLSHENWLQTFKMWLGL